Within the Bacillus sp. FSL K6-3431 genome, the region AACAGCAAACCAACAGGGTTTATTGAATATACACCTATTGAATATTCTTCAAGAGTTGTTTATGGTGAAAATTATTTAGTTATTCATTGCCTATGGGTAAGTATTACAGGAAAAGGGTATGCCTCAAAATTGATAAATAAGTGTATCCAAGATGCTAAGAAACAAAATAAAGATGGAGTTATTGTGATTACAAATCCAGATACTTCTTGGACACCCAGTAAGGACATTTTTATAAAAAACAATTTTATTGAAGTAGATAATGCGCCTAATGGTTTTGAATTACTTGTTAATAAATTTGGACATTCACCTGCCCCATATTTTCCAAATGATTGGGATGTGCGACTTAAACCTTTTGAAAATTTAACAATCCTCCGCACACAACAATGTCCATTTGTAGATATATCTATCGACAATGTTATTATGGGAGCAGATAAATTAGGTATAAAAGCGGAAATTATTAACATAAAGAATAGAGAAGAATTGTTGAGACTTTCACCTACACCTTATGGTATATACGGCGTCATCTACAAGAATAAATTAGTTTCATTTCATAGACTTACGGTTCACTCTGCAATGAGACGATTAAAAGAGTTACTCTAATAGAACGAACATATTACACCTATTAAATATGTTGAAAATCACCCTTACAACAGATCAAACCGTGGATATATCAATATTTATAGAGGGGGATGAAGTTGAAAACTCGAAAGATACTAATGATATTAGCATTATCTATTTTTATTTTATTTGGACTAATATTTTTAATTTTAGATTCATTCATTCGTGTTGAACTTGATGAGCTTAGTGGAAACGGTGAACTTCAAGATACTTTTTTATCTCCAGATAAAGAATATCAAGCGGATTTATATATTATAAATAAAGGTGGAGCTACAGTAGGATATCAAGAAAGAGTATCTATTTCGCGATGTACCATGAAATAGTTTTAATTGAACGAACAGCAAAAAAGGGGGATCTCTCTGAAAGATCTATATGATCAAGGTTCTAGGGTGTTGGACTAACTTGTGAAAAAAGATGGATCATGGAAATTTTAACAATTAAGGACTGTTGAATGTCAGGTGATCATTGACTATGATCACCACATTTGGGTACAAGAGATTCTTTTAAGGGAAGCATGGAAAAAACCTAATGCATCTGAAAAACAAATCAACCCTATGATCATCCAGGACCTTTCCGCCTTTTCTACAAGTTTATATGTAAGCGTTTTTTATCGCGTCCTTTTTTAATATGATTTGCGGTTTATCAGTAACGTTTTTGTATGTAATGAATGCCGTTTGTCATATTATTTCTGACAAGTTTTCTCCATTACTAAATCTGAAACTTACATACGACCAAGTTCTAATCATTAGAAAGAACAGTTAAAACTTTATAAAAGGCATTCCTGTTTTTTATATTTCAGCTAATTGTATGATGTCACTATCATATATAGATATGTTGATAATGATATATAACACAATGTATATTTCAGGAGGGCAGCCGGAATCCATTTAGATAGTTCAGATATATAATGTCTATTTGAACATAGGGCGGCAGCACTACGGGATGTACAGATAGTAAAAGCAACTTTCTGACATGCCGTACGTGTCG harbors:
- a CDS encoding DUF5412 family protein, with translation MKTRKILMILALSIFILFGLIFLILDSFIRVELDELSGNGELQDTFLSPDKEYQADLYIINKGGATVGYQERVSISRCTMK